From a region of the Salinispira pacifica genome:
- a CDS encoding phosphoribosylaminoimidazolecarboxamide formyltransferase: MSDLKKMYRQINSDSFPGKMEIAFEEDGERQVLYYEKTSWEIDGERKGLRYGENPDQPAALYRPVNGNLHLGEVETLEPGNYLASDAELLQSGKHPGKINITDIDAALNILRYLHSRPAAVIIKHNNPSGAAVGSDLYNAYHKAFQADRLAAFGGAVAVNRPLDKETAEYMVSSYIEVLAAPDFENGVMEILARRKNLRVMRIRNISRLESFVGKKVLDFSSLMDGGLILQYQFEPAILSPEQFLPAESEYKGESYRVTTEPTRAQLEDMLFGWLVEAGITSNSVIYVKDGATVGIGTGEQDRVGVAEIARDKAYRKYADRLSWELFNTPFNLLQDSHKEAEVMKRTRELRGNLEGSIMVSDAFFPFRDGVDVGLKEKIGGIVQPGGSLRDFESIQACNEAGIPMVFTGQRSFKH; the protein is encoded by the coding sequence ATGAGCGACCTGAAAAAAATGTACCGGCAGATCAACAGCGATAGTTTTCCCGGCAAAATGGAAATTGCATTTGAAGAGGACGGTGAACGCCAGGTACTCTATTACGAGAAAACCAGCTGGGAAATTGACGGCGAACGCAAGGGACTTCGATATGGCGAAAACCCCGACCAGCCGGCAGCCCTCTATCGCCCGGTGAACGGTAACCTCCATCTGGGCGAGGTGGAAACCCTGGAGCCCGGCAACTATCTGGCAAGCGATGCCGAACTGCTCCAGTCAGGGAAACATCCGGGAAAAATCAACATCACGGATATTGATGCTGCTCTGAACATTCTGCGCTATCTCCATTCCCGTCCTGCGGCTGTGATTATCAAGCACAACAACCCCAGCGGAGCTGCTGTAGGCAGCGATCTGTACAATGCCTATCATAAAGCGTTCCAGGCGGACCGCCTGGCGGCCTTCGGCGGAGCGGTGGCCGTAAACCGCCCATTGGATAAGGAAACCGCTGAGTACATGGTCTCCAGTTACATCGAAGTGCTGGCCGCACCGGATTTTGAAAACGGGGTAATGGAAATACTTGCCCGGAGAAAAAATCTCAGGGTTATGAGAATCCGCAATATTAGCAGACTTGAGTCCTTCGTCGGGAAAAAAGTTCTGGATTTTTCCAGCCTTATGGATGGAGGATTAATTCTCCAGTATCAGTTTGAACCTGCAATTCTATCTCCGGAACAATTCCTCCCGGCTGAAAGCGAGTACAAGGGGGAAAGCTATCGTGTTACTACCGAACCAACCCGGGCACAGCTTGAAGATATGCTTTTCGGCTGGCTGGTTGAAGCGGGTATTACCAGCAATTCGGTAATCTATGTAAAGGATGGAGCCACCGTCGGAATCGGTACAGGTGAACAGGACAGGGTAGGGGTTGCGGAAATTGCCAGGGATAAGGCATACCGGAAATATGCCGACCGACTGAGCTGGGAATTGTTTAACACCCCATTCAATTTATTGCAGGACAGTCACAAAGAAGCAGAGGTGATGAAGCGAACCCGTGAACTCCGGGGGAATCTTGAAGGAAGCATAATGGTTTCCGATGCGTTTTTCCCGTTCCGGGATGGTGTTGATGTTGGTCTTAAAGAAAAAATCGGCGGAATTGTTCAGCCCGGGGGCAGCCTGAGAGATTTTGAATCCATTCAGGCATGCAATGAAGCAGGTATCCCCATGGTTTTCACCGGCCAGCGAAGCTTCAAACATTGA
- a CDS encoding IMP cyclohydrolase / phosphoribosylaminoimidazolecarboxamide formyltransferase — protein sequence MNIVQKVPDQIKIRNALISVSDKTGIRELVRGLVRHGVNIYSTGGTFRTIQEELGDFDGGIHSDKLHSVSSYTGQPEMQGGLVKTLDYRIYLGLLSEPYNSDHREDMKRTQSIDFDMVVVNLYPFSQQISRKESTMESARSHIDIGGPTMLRASAKNYIRVASVCNPESYEEILSSMDKGDGSLNLEMRFSLARRSFEHTAGYDQAISSYLAGCSTDQLPSVYHISGEEWR from the coding sequence ATGAACATCGTACAAAAGGTTCCCGATCAGATTAAGATCAGGAATGCCCTGATTTCTGTATCGGATAAAACCGGCATACGGGAATTGGTCAGAGGTCTGGTCCGCCACGGCGTGAATATTTACAGCACCGGCGGCACATTCAGAACTATTCAGGAAGAACTCGGCGATTTTGACGGAGGGATTCACTCAGACAAACTGCACAGCGTGAGCTCATATACCGGACAGCCGGAAATGCAGGGCGGACTGGTAAAAACTCTGGATTACCGGATCTATCTGGGACTGCTCAGTGAGCCGTATAATTCTGATCATCGGGAGGATATGAAACGCACTCAGTCTATCGATTTTGATATGGTTGTGGTAAATCTCTATCCCTTCAGTCAGCAGATATCCCGGAAGGAAAGCACCATGGAATCTGCACGAAGCCACATCGATATCGGCGGTCCCACTATGCTCAGAGCCAGCGCCAAAAATTACATCAGGGTGGCATCGGTGTGCAATCCGGAGAGCTATGAGGAGATCCTTTCATCCATGGATAAAGGTGACGGCTCCCTGAATCTGGAGATGCGGTTCTCCCTTGCCAGGCGGAGTTTCGAACATACCGCCGGGTATGATCAGGCTATCAGCAGCTATCTCGCCGGCTGCAGCACCGATCAGCTTCCCAGCGTCTATCATATCAGCGGGGAGGAGTGGCGATGA
- the folE2 gene encoding GTP cyclohydrolase FolE2: MEHTPVSKAQHPPNLKQFKGRKMMKDIQNTPDTRNLPLDKVGVKNIKYPITILDKEESIQHTSAEVDLFVNLPHHFKGTHMSRFIEVFHAHSDDIRMNNFLNMLEKIKHVLDAEKSLGEIRFPFFMEKHAPVSGQPSKTEYNCKFIGEVNSTYREFFVGIEVPVLTLCPCSKEISAYGAHNQRSYIRILVELGEFFWIEDMISEIESCASAPLYTLLKREDEKYITEYSYDHPVFVEDLVREVTVRLEQNYNFPWFSVEAENMESIHNHEAYAYIERGVKTYEHRTKGSRSD; this comes from the coding sequence GTGGAACACACTCCAGTCAGCAAAGCGCAGCATCCCCCGAACCTGAAACAGTTTAAAGGCCGAAAGATGATGAAAGACATTCAAAATACCCCCGATACCAGAAATCTCCCTCTGGATAAAGTAGGGGTCAAAAATATTAAATATCCGATTACCATCCTGGATAAGGAAGAATCGATTCAGCATACCAGTGCGGAGGTTGATCTTTTTGTGAATCTCCCCCACCACTTCAAAGGCACCCACATGAGCCGTTTCATTGAAGTGTTTCATGCTCACTCAGATGATATCAGAATGAATAATTTTCTGAACATGCTGGAAAAAATCAAGCATGTCCTGGATGCCGAGAAGTCCCTGGGAGAAATTCGCTTTCCGTTTTTCATGGAGAAGCATGCCCCGGTAAGCGGGCAGCCAAGCAAGACGGAGTACAACTGCAAATTTATCGGCGAGGTGAATAGTACGTACAGGGAATTTTTCGTAGGTATTGAGGTTCCCGTTCTTACCCTTTGTCCCTGTTCCAAAGAAATATCAGCATATGGAGCCCACAACCAGCGAAGCTACATCCGCATATTGGTTGAATTGGGGGAGTTTTTCTGGATCGAAGACATGATCTCGGAGATTGAGTCCTGTGCCTCCGCCCCACTGTATACCCTTCTCAAGCGGGAGGATGAAAAATATATTACCGAATACAGTTATGATCATCCGGTATTTGTTGAGGATCTGGTCAGGGAAGTTACGGTGCGTCTGGAACAAAATTATAATTTTCCCTGGTTCAGTGTAGAAGCTGAAAACATGGAAAGTATTCATAATCATGAGGCATATGCATATATCGAAAGGGGAGTAAAAACCTATGAACATCGTACAAAAGGTTCCCGATCAGATTAA
- the folD gene encoding bifunctional methylenetetrahydrofolate dehydrogenase/methenyltetrahydrofolate cyclohydrolase FolD has protein sequence MQAKIIDGKLVAAQLRSEIKNETAELAGRGIVPGLAVILVGDDPASRSYVAGKEKACRENGLYSRDYRLDENCSQSELLELIQKLNADTEIHGILVQLPLPEHIDSDRIIQAISPEKDVDGFHPVSLGNMMLGQEAFLPCTPHGIIQLLKSIDVSPQGKHCVIVGRSNIVGKPLANLLMQKSDLGNATVTVCHSRTPDIARHTREADIVIAAAGRPGMIGPDMIKEGAVVIDVGVNRVEDSSRKRGYRLVGDVDFEAVSSKASFITPVPGGVGPMTITMLLWNTLQSAKRSIPRT, from the coding sequence ATGCAAGCAAAAATAATCGATGGAAAACTGGTGGCTGCGCAACTTCGCAGCGAGATAAAAAATGAAACTGCCGAACTGGCGGGAAGGGGTATCGTTCCCGGCCTGGCGGTAATCCTGGTGGGAGATGATCCAGCAAGCAGAAGCTATGTTGCAGGCAAAGAGAAGGCCTGCCGTGAAAACGGTCTGTATTCCAGGGATTACCGTCTGGATGAGAATTGCAGCCAGTCGGAACTTCTGGAGCTAATTCAGAAACTCAATGCCGATACTGAAATTCACGGTATCCTTGTGCAGCTTCCTCTGCCTGAACATATCGATTCGGACAGGATCATCCAGGCCATCTCTCCGGAGAAGGATGTGGACGGGTTTCATCCTGTCAGTCTTGGAAATATGATGCTGGGACAGGAGGCCTTCCTGCCTTGTACCCCCCACGGGATAATACAGCTTCTGAAATCCATCGATGTTTCTCCACAGGGTAAACACTGCGTGATCGTGGGAAGAAGCAATATTGTAGGGAAACCTCTTGCGAACCTTCTGATGCAAAAAAGCGATTTGGGCAACGCCACTGTGACTGTATGTCACAGCCGTACACCGGATATTGCCCGGCACACCCGGGAAGCTGATATTGTGATTGCAGCTGCCGGACGGCCGGGGATGATCGGTCCGGATATGATTAAAGAAGGGGCGGTGGTAATCGATGTGGGGGTTAACCGGGTTGAAGACAGCAGCCGAAAACGGGGCTACCGCCTTGTCGGGGATGTTGATTTTGAAGCAGTCTCTTCAAAAGCCTCTTTTATCACCCCGGTTCCCGGAGGAGTAGGGCCCATGACCATTACGATGCTTTTGTGGAACACACTCCAGTCAGCAAAGCGCAGCATCCCCCGAACCTGA
- a CDS encoding TP0733 family outer membrane beta-barrel protein, with the protein MKSHHPVYRSLLIFCIMLIAALPLSAQDLPEGEPEEERVEITRVLGDQYLTIGLGTPIPLFIYDPPGSDGESAVKPMNLKVGMAGGLGWSAFVNNNMSLGLEVNASYNADPNGEGFFIVPMGLQTNYFLRAFPFEIPLHFGSGLTISRYKDLTTFSFMLKGGAAMYWNATEDWSFGLNLNYWWLPEIYRDNGSGAPASMTRFGNFLEVTIRAMYNF; encoded by the coding sequence GTGAAATCACACCACCCCGTTTATCGTTCTTTATTGATTTTTTGTATAATGTTAATTGCAGCGCTGCCGTTGAGCGCACAGGACCTTCCCGAGGGAGAGCCCGAAGAAGAGAGAGTTGAGATCACCAGAGTTCTTGGAGACCAGTATCTCACCATAGGTCTGGGAACTCCCATTCCTCTCTTTATATATGATCCGCCCGGATCGGATGGCGAATCAGCAGTTAAGCCCATGAATCTGAAAGTCGGTATGGCCGGCGGCCTGGGATGGTCTGCATTTGTGAATAATAATATGAGCCTGGGTTTGGAGGTAAACGCTTCCTATAATGCCGACCCCAATGGGGAGGGCTTTTTTATCGTACCCATGGGTCTGCAAACCAATTATTTCCTTCGGGCTTTTCCTTTTGAAATTCCCCTTCACTTCGGCTCCGGGTTAACGATATCCAGATATAAGGATCTCACCACTTTCAGTTTTATGCTGAAAGGCGGAGCTGCAATGTACTGGAATGCCACAGAGGATTGGTCCTTCGGACTCAATCTGAATTACTGGTGGTTGCCGGAAATTTACCGGGACAATGGTTCAGGCGCACCTGCCAGCATGACCCGCTTCGGCAATTTTTTGGAAGTCACTATTCGCGCCATGTATAATTTTTAA
- a CDS encoding chitobiase/beta-hexosaminidase C-terminal domain-containing protein: protein MKRWILCIIFSLFSISHLLAQNPGAGLGLSTPPGRYSRDVILQIQPDREYSDLLYRYISFGQSNFARYEDPLVLRTAENSRASYEIELLAVLGDRVVHREFLNYVIDKIPPGPVKLNLPAGRYTRAEEFFPQASDGEEFEITVSSSVNRREIRLNKGEGFSLSGRSGEFTPYAVRAYALDDAGNRSVSADFRIEIDRRQETSAEVIPIVSPVPGDFANRQLLYIDDRGFSNLTYTLDGRDPALGGRSYSGPVLLPPGEDIPLRIRGTTHDGQILQREVRFSASDDSYAELEQGSVSEPLQIPAVRNGLYYRADDRNEVTRFDSPLDRPLRISPQQGSLRALPLRILDNNEKKEYRYLFLLDGRRPRLPALDVLYYSQVHDDFLRASDSAPISRRLRIRSSQQYQTGVRLFYTLDGTAPSAVEERVAKEIFLDEEILLPRDRSEIQLRIQALKNEAVWSEVYARDLSIASNPDYGLEITASRSDGLLNIHGDPPPDTEGLPPSGYRLSLASGAFVTGLLPADGRTEIPLVPGAAPEAELIIESHGASGSLVPEKGTAKLNFSHTAAASPRISIQGEQISISPGNSEDVSRLEYRTILIPDPLVEAMAQEETDQEAMAQEETAQQETNQEIPANNPFLPYETSFSLLPEQDRNLNYIIEARSTDENGVTAFSRSGIVPVHRRAPSAVETEGISSGAALSESPGELRIVRPEPGVRYFYSIGRDGMEASAPDETNPWTLHRLQLEKTPDRSEELVDVRILPISSDDPSLTGAETRIRFSFDTIPPLPPEITGVENASEYASAVELELTTTQENRILYEISREDGERPVKQQTEYNGPFTVTGVDGRRVTYQLRARAEDPAGNLSETAVINFAVDREKPELPNLTILQQGEAIELPVGQYSITSSRDLRIVFDSEDSVLYELRTNGTPPVPGTASSRSGTAIDLQGVQGSEVTYTLLFRSRDSAGNLGAVSNSYQFTIDQESPAPPPEPEIYRDGNGGRISWASADESRIEYALVSGMDRDTADFIRYENEFEWQIPEDYSRMRLLYRSVDSAGNRSRIMERELPRLQVAPVPKLSGIQDGGVYTSRQSIQVYPSSDAIVRYEISSDGSEPDPVDQRSTVWNSRLDFQAAEGETVQYRIRLRQFLPGYEPSRELRFSFTLDRTPPLPPAISGLTSREYIHDNTLIKMEAEEGGQIVYQLRSYSYQSGQLPREWDQDFVPPSSMAGGEFENYQDPFTLRADPGELKLFTIRGYSYDQAGNRSVQDRSWSIVIDKRNVFVDPDSSQTGTGSRSEPFNRLAPALEYARDHNLTEIYLKTGNYPVDAPLRFSDSLSIYGSYDRFWEPDSDDSSYLYADKSFRGDTLIFSQAPSLTLDSLFISDSTRQLESLVRSTAGSMDLSDVRMSVTGGSRGIDSSDTRLSITNSEINGYEMDDGMLLKLRNSRLRMTNSRISAEELPEFLEEGIHSSYILIHSQDSSLDISSSRILPGSGDNTIGLYLYDSSMELDDDSVLGSGFGSSTANALYAENSRLQLRDSTVEGSRKAAVVSLLAVNNSELELSRMKLNLQANFGVKGILITGGSLEIEESSFQAVGAGDFVNAIHARNSAELSVRSSDFTGLTTAEYTLALVEKSSGEFTGNRLALSGEEGFATAYQISGASSLLIKENELTGISGGAAIRLQSRLSDISLEVASNTFENWGFSWKSLPIVSAAPLDRQDATRLYRNLRLSIIRE, encoded by the coding sequence GTGAAGCGCTGGATATTGTGCATAATTTTCTCTCTCTTTTCTATATCTCATCTGCTTGCTCAAAATCCGGGGGCGGGTCTGGGGCTCTCAACTCCTCCGGGCCGCTATTCACGGGATGTAATTCTTCAAATTCAGCCTGACCGGGAATACAGTGACCTTCTGTATCGCTATATTTCATTCGGACAGTCGAATTTTGCCCGGTACGAGGATCCCCTGGTGCTTCGAACTGCGGAGAACAGCCGGGCCAGTTATGAAATTGAACTTCTGGCGGTTCTGGGCGACAGGGTTGTGCACAGGGAGTTTCTCAATTATGTAATCGATAAAATCCCTCCCGGACCGGTAAAACTGAATCTTCCGGCGGGTCGATATACCCGGGCGGAAGAATTTTTTCCCCAGGCTTCAGACGGCGAGGAATTTGAAATTACCGTAAGCTCCAGCGTAAATCGCCGGGAAATTCGTCTCAATAAAGGGGAGGGGTTTTCCCTTTCCGGCCGCAGCGGTGAGTTCACCCCCTATGCCGTCCGGGCATACGCACTGGATGATGCGGGCAACCGTTCGGTATCCGCAGATTTCAGAATTGAGATTGACCGCAGGCAGGAAACCTCAGCGGAGGTCATCCCGATAGTAAGTCCGGTGCCGGGAGACTTCGCCAACCGTCAGCTTCTTTACATCGATGACCGAGGATTCTCGAACCTCACCTATACCCTGGATGGCAGGGATCCCGCATTGGGGGGCCGGAGTTACAGCGGGCCGGTTCTCCTTCCTCCCGGAGAGGATATCCCGCTGCGGATACGCGGTACAACTCATGATGGACAGATACTCCAACGGGAAGTCAGGTTCTCCGCATCAGATGATAGCTATGCCGAACTTGAACAGGGATCTGTTTCAGAACCCCTGCAGATACCTGCTGTGAGAAACGGCCTCTATTATCGGGCTGATGACAGGAATGAAGTAACCCGTTTTGACAGTCCGTTGGACCGACCGTTGCGGATAAGCCCCCAGCAAGGCAGCCTCCGTGCACTTCCTCTCAGGATTCTGGACAACAACGAAAAGAAAGAATACCGCTATCTTTTTCTCCTTGACGGCAGGCGTCCACGCTTACCCGCTCTGGATGTGCTCTATTACAGCCAGGTCCATGACGATTTTCTTCGGGCATCCGATTCTGCCCCCATCTCCCGGCGACTTCGAATACGCAGCAGTCAGCAGTACCAGACTGGTGTTCGGCTTTTCTATACACTGGACGGTACTGCTCCATCTGCTGTTGAAGAACGCGTTGCCAAAGAAATCTTCCTTGATGAAGAAATACTGCTCCCAAGAGACCGTTCGGAAATTCAGTTGCGGATTCAAGCCCTGAAAAATGAGGCGGTATGGAGCGAAGTATACGCAAGGGATCTGAGCATTGCTTCCAATCCGGATTACGGCCTGGAAATAACTGCGTCCAGATCGGACGGCTTGCTCAACATTCACGGGGATCCCCCCCCCGATACTGAAGGTCTTCCCCCTTCAGGGTATCGTCTCAGCCTTGCCTCCGGAGCATTCGTCACGGGCTTGCTGCCGGCGGATGGGAGAACGGAGATTCCGCTGGTTCCCGGAGCAGCACCGGAGGCTGAGCTGATAATAGAAAGCCACGGTGCTTCAGGTTCGCTTGTTCCTGAAAAAGGTACAGCAAAACTGAATTTTTCCCATACAGCGGCTGCTTCTCCCCGCATCTCAATCCAGGGAGAACAAATCTCCATAAGTCCCGGAAACAGCGAGGATGTCAGTCGGCTTGAGTATCGAACAATACTGATTCCCGATCCTCTGGTGGAGGCGATGGCCCAGGAGGAGACGGACCAGGAGGCGATGGCCCAGGAAGAGACGGCCCAGCAAGAGACGAATCAGGAGATCCCGGCGAATAATCCCTTTCTGCCCTATGAAACATCCTTCAGTCTCTTACCTGAACAAGACAGGAACTTGAACTATATTATTGAAGCCCGCTCCACCGATGAAAACGGTGTAACAGCTTTCAGCCGCAGCGGAATTGTACCCGTGCACCGCCGTGCTCCCTCCGCCGTTGAGACTGAAGGAATCAGTTCCGGTGCTGCCCTCTCTGAAAGCCCCGGCGAACTGCGGATTGTCCGGCCCGAACCCGGTGTGCGATATTTCTACAGCATCGGCAGGGATGGCATGGAAGCGTCTGCCCCGGATGAAACAAACCCATGGACATTGCACAGGCTGCAGCTTGAGAAAACACCGGACCGGAGTGAAGAACTGGTAGATGTGCGGATTTTACCAATTTCCAGCGACGATCCGTCATTAACAGGCGCTGAAACACGGATTCGATTCAGCTTCGATACCATTCCGCCCCTTCCTCCGGAAATAACCGGAGTGGAGAACGCCTCCGAGTATGCCTCTGCTGTGGAGCTTGAGCTGACCACCACCCAGGAAAATCGAATTCTCTATGAAATCAGCCGTGAAGACGGTGAGAGACCTGTGAAACAGCAGACCGAATACAACGGACCATTTACCGTTACCGGGGTTGACGGAAGACGGGTAACGTATCAACTGAGGGCCCGTGCAGAAGATCCTGCGGGTAATCTCAGCGAAACTGCTGTCATCAATTTTGCCGTGGACCGGGAAAAACCGGAGCTCCCGAATCTCACCATTCTTCAGCAGGGTGAAGCTATTGAGCTGCCCGTCGGTCAATACAGTATCACCAGCTCCCGTGACCTTCGGATTGTATTTGACTCTGAAGATTCCGTACTGTATGAACTGCGCACGAATGGAACGCCCCCCGTGCCGGGTACGGCATCAAGCCGCTCCGGCACAGCAATTGATCTTCAGGGAGTTCAGGGCAGCGAGGTAACCTACACCCTTCTTTTTCGAAGCCGTGATTCCGCCGGAAATTTGGGCGCCGTGAGTAACAGCTATCAATTCACCATCGACCAGGAGAGTCCGGCTCCGCCGCCTGAACCCGAAATCTACAGAGACGGAAACGGGGGCAGAATAAGCTGGGCTTCGGCTGATGAAAGCCGGATAGAATATGCACTGGTGTCGGGCATGGACAGGGATACCGCCGATTTCATCAGATATGAGAACGAGTTTGAGTGGCAGATTCCTGAGGATTATTCACGGATGCGTCTTTTGTACCGCTCCGTTGACAGTGCAGGAAACCGCAGCAGAATCATGGAACGGGAACTCCCCAGACTGCAGGTCGCTCCAGTACCTAAATTGTCGGGCATTCAGGACGGCGGGGTGTACACTTCACGCCAAAGCATCCAGGTGTATCCCTCCTCGGATGCAATAGTGCGCTATGAAATAAGTTCTGATGGAAGTGAACCTGATCCTGTGGATCAAAGGTCCACCGTCTGGAATTCCCGACTTGATTTTCAGGCTGCTGAAGGTGAAACAGTGCAATACCGCATCCGACTCCGGCAATTTCTACCTGGCTATGAGCCGAGCAGGGAACTGCGGTTCAGCTTTACTCTGGATAGGACACCGCCCCTTCCACCGGCTATATCCGGACTAACATCCCGGGAATATATTCACGATAACACGCTGATAAAAATGGAAGCCGAAGAAGGCGGTCAGATTGTATATCAGCTTCGCTCCTACAGTTATCAATCAGGACAATTACCCAGGGAATGGGATCAGGACTTTGTTCCTCCTTCCAGCATGGCCGGTGGTGAGTTTGAGAATTATCAGGACCCTTTTACGTTACGTGCAGATCCCGGGGAACTCAAGCTGTTCACGATTCGCGGGTATTCATATGACCAGGCAGGCAACAGAAGCGTACAGGATCGCAGCTGGAGCATCGTAATCGATAAGCGGAATGTATTCGTGGATCCCGACAGTTCCCAAACAGGAACCGGCAGCCGGAGTGAACCGTTCAACCGTCTCGCCCCGGCACTGGAATATGCCCGGGATCATAATCTTACAGAGATTTATCTCAAAACAGGAAATTATCCGGTAGATGCTCCTTTACGTTTTTCAGACAGTCTGAGCATATACGGTTCATACGACAGGTTCTGGGAACCGGATTCAGATGATTCCAGTTATCTGTATGCGGATAAATCATTCAGGGGAGATACTCTCATATTTTCCCAGGCTCCTTCTCTGACTCTCGATTCCCTGTTTATCAGCGATTCAACCCGGCAGCTGGAAAGTCTGGTGCGCTCCACCGCCGGAAGCATGGATCTGTCGGATGTCCGTATGAGCGTCACCGGGGGCAGCCGGGGAATAGATTCTTCCGACACCCGGCTCTCGATTACAAATTCAGAGATCAACGGATATGAGATGGATGACGGAATGTTGCTGAAACTGAGGAATTCCCGATTGAGAATGACGAATTCCCGGATAAGTGCGGAGGAGTTACCTGAATTTCTGGAAGAGGGCATTCATTCCAGCTACATTCTCATCCACAGTCAGGACTCGAGTCTGGATATATCGTCCAGCCGCATTTTGCCCGGTTCGGGTGATAACACAATCGGCCTGTATTTATACGATTCCAGCATGGAGCTGGATGACGATTCTGTTCTGGGAAGCGGTTTCGGAAGTTCCACCGCCAATGCCCTATACGCAGAGAATTCCCGGCTCCAACTCAGGGACAGCACCGTGGAGGGCAGCAGGAAGGCTGCCGTGGTCAGTTTGCTGGCAGTAAACAATTCCGAACTTGAGCTCAGCCGGATGAAGCTGAATCTCCAGGCGAACTTCGGTGTGAAAGGAATCCTTATTACCGGAGGCAGTTTGGAAATTGAAGAAAGCAGCTTCCAGGCCGTGGGGGCGGGTGATTTTGTGAATGCGATCCATGCCAGAAACTCTGCCGAACTCTCCGTGCGCAGCAGTGACTTCACAGGGCTCACAACTGCCGAGTACACTCTTGCGCTGGTTGAAAAAAGCTCCGGCGAGTTCACCGGGAATCGTTTGGCTCTCAGCGGAGAAGAAGGCTTCGCCACGGCCTACCAGATCAGTGGGGCCAGCAGTCTGCTGATTAAAGAAAACGAGCTCACAGGAATCAGCGGCGGAGCAGCCATCAGGCTGCAGAGCCGGCTTTCTGATATTTCCTTGGAAGTTGCATCAAATACCTTTGAAAACTGGGGGTTCTCCTGGAAGAGTTTACCGATAGTTTCCGCAGCTCCGCTCGACAGGCAGGACGCTACCAGACTGTACAGGAACTTGAGGCTCTCGATAATCAGGGAGTGA
- a CDS encoding phosphoribosyltransferase, producing the protein MLKEFISYRKIRDNAIKLAHRIHQDGFIPDVIYVSLRGGAYLGNVISEYFKLVRRDNERPVFYAAVVAHSYTGVQQQQHIRIDGWTYDPQHLRHGDKVLIVDDIFDSGRTINYLVEVIVANGVPRNDVRIAVHDYKIRNFQKEQLAIHPEYYCRKIEMNSPQEDNWVHYLSHELVGLTPDEIEEHYSEDPEVAEILKQLNS; encoded by the coding sequence ATATTGAAAGAGTTTATCAGCTACAGAAAAATCCGTGACAACGCCATTAAACTTGCACACAGGATTCATCAGGACGGATTTATTCCCGATGTGATTTATGTAAGCCTCCGGGGCGGTGCGTATCTTGGCAATGTAATCAGCGAATACTTTAAATTGGTACGGCGGGATAACGAGCGCCCTGTGTTTTATGCCGCAGTTGTGGCCCATTCCTATACCGGAGTACAGCAGCAGCAGCATATCCGCATCGACGGCTGGACCTACGACCCTCAGCATCTTCGCCACGGAGATAAAGTTCTTATCGTGGACGATATTTTCGACTCGGGCAGAACCATAAATTACCTGGTGGAAGTCATCGTGGCAAATGGAGTACCCCGAAATGATGTGAGGATTGCCGTTCATGATTACAAAATACGGAATTTTCAGAAAGAACAGCTGGCCATACATCCTGAATACTACTGCCGGAAGATTGAGATGAACAGTCCACAGGAAGATAACTGGGTTCATTATCTCAGCCATGAACTGGTAGGGCTCACCCCTGATGAAATTGAGGAACACTATTCCGAAGATCCTGAAGTTGCTGAAATCCTGAAGCAGCTCAACAGTTGA